The genomic DNA TGGTACTGGAGGACAACTGACATGTGTAGACTGGTAACCCAGTCTAAGTCAGTGCTTTCAGCAAGTGAGGggggaaaagattttttttttaaatgtaactaGAAACATTATTTTAAATTATTGACCTGTCTTGAAAtggtttgacaaaattattgaaatGTGATAAAATTCTGCAATGCAAACATTCATCcacctctttttttttcttcttcttcgtAGCAAATGAAGAAAAAGATGTTGGCCCAATCATGGAAAGACTTGTACTAGTTAAGAAGTTGGGAAAAGAGGAGGCAGTGAAGCAAAATACGAATAAAAAGGctgttgatagaggtgtacagacaGAATCGTCTGTGTCTACCATATCAACTGAAGTAAGCCAGATGTCAAGCTCATCAGTGCTGACATCACTTCCAGCTAGCCAGATGCtgcatcctccccctcctcctccacctccacttcctccaTTTCTAGCTGGTACAACTCAGCCTGGcattccacctccaccccctcttcCAGGCACTGTCagtatcccaccccctcccccacctctccctggtCTTGGTGTtgtgcctccccctcccccacctctccctggtGCCGGTTGTGtgcctcccccgcccccgcccctccctggtggtggtggtgtgcctcccccgcccccgcctctCCCTGGTCTTGGTGTtgtgcctccccctcccccacctctccctggtGCCAGTTGTGtgcctcccccgcccccgcctctCCCTGGTCTTGGTGTtgtgcctccccctcccccacctctccctggtGCCAGTTGTGTgccgcccccacccccgcctctcCCTGGTGCTGGTGGTGTGCCTCCCCCGCCTCTCCCTGGTGGCATtcctcccccacctccaccaccgggTGCATTTAACAATGACGCACCCATAGTGGCTTACCAAACTAGCAATCTATTGCATCCATATGTACGTCCTAGCCAACATGTTCATCGACCAAAATTAAGGATGAAAAAGCTGAACTGGCAGAAAATCCCGACAAGAATGGCTTCAGGTATGCATGAGCTACAGTTTTTTTCAGAAAATAAATTGTAATGCAATCTTGGAATATAGTAGATATTACGTCAATAGAATTTAGTCTTAAATGGGCAGGGAAGCAGCATACGGTAATACTTTAAAAACTGTGATGTGATGTGGTGGCAGAAACCTACATAAAGagttcatagagtcatttacagcacagaaggaggccattcagcccatcaaatccacaccatctctccgtggagctgtccagtcagtcccacgccTCCACTCGATTTCCCCACGGCcgtcaagtttatttccttcaagttccttttgaagtcattgattgtctccgcatcCGCCACCtttgtgagcagcgagttccagatcattaccatttGCTGTGCAAAAGAATTTCTTCCTCCTATTTCCCCCTGCATTTctagcccaaaaccttcaatctgtgacccctggtccttgtagaattagttaataggaacagattcccttgtctaacttatctaagcctgtcataatcttgtacacctctattaaatctcccgtcAATCACTTTTGCTCTGAGGGAAACAATGCCAGCGTTTCCAAGCTAACCTTATAattaaaacccctcatccctggaaccattctaataaatctcctctgcaccctctcaaggaccatcacatccttccaaaagtgtggtgaccagaactggacacgatactccaggtggggcctaaccagagctttataatggttcagcaaaacttccctgcttttgtactcaatgcctcagtttatgaagcctaagatcccatatgctttactaaccactctctcaatgtcctgccaccttcaaagatcgatgcacaagcACCCTCCAGGTCcctatgttcctgcacactctttcaaactgtgcaattaagtgtattgcctctcccaattccttctgctaaaatgcatcacctcacacttgtctgtattgaattccatctaccacctgtctgcccattctgctagcctatctatgtcctctagcagggagttcatatcatcctcactgtttgccatacctccaattTTAACGCCATCGGCAaagtttgaaattctactctattccaatatccaagttatttatatatggcAAAAAAAACAGTCATGctggcagtgacccttggggaataccactgtctactatcctccagtctaaaaaacaactgtttactataactcgctgttttctgtccttaaccaattttttatccaattgtaaactgactgaccctcctattccatgagcctcaattttgttaacaagtcttttatgtggtaccttttctcaaatgctttcttaaaatccatataaacaacatccaccacattcccttcatcgaccttctgttacttcattaataaattcaattcgattagtcaagcatgatctcccttttacaaatctgtgctggctatcctgcattaactcaaacctctcccaagtgcctgttgatttttttccccgattattgtttctaaaaccttgcccactGCTAATCTTAGCAACTCCAGTCTTATAGGTGCTAGGGCTGTCCttgtaccctttcttgaataagggtgtcacatttgccactctccaatcctttgatacttcccccatatctaggaaagattggaagattatggcaagttcaTCCGCTAtcttcacccccacttcctttagcaaactgggatgcaagccatctggaccaggtgcctTAACATAGCCAGACTTTTTGGTACCTCTCCCatatcaatttttaccctatccatcgcCTTGactctctctccgcttctaccgatattttgtcagattccacttccgtggtgaacaccgatacaaagtactgatTAAATATATTAGCCTTGTCCTGTCCCTCTTTGCTCCAAATAagctccactccacctcttactacatgcttactatttacatgcctgtagaagatttttggcttcccttttatattgactgtcattctattctcgtgTGTTCTCTTTTGCAGTCTTTTCTTCTTCACACCCTCCACCCCACAACGTTTTGTATGCACCTGCTTCTcacttaaagaattcacctgacaggcATCATACGCCgtcatttttttgtttgtttcatcgcaatctctatctccttcatcatccaaggagccctgtttttggttcccttacctttcacccttgttggaatgtacctagcctgtacctgaagtatctcttccttaaagataacccattgttctgttacagctcTTCCTGCAAGTTCTTTGTTTCCATTTTACCTGGCTAGATCACTTcttattgcattgaaattagccctcttccaatgtaGATAATCTACCTtatttcgttccttgcttttctgaattactagtctaaaccttatacgATGATCTTCCCCAAAtgctccccgacagacacttggtccacttggcccacctcatttctgatgcagcaatgcaccagatacagcaatgcctcctttctagttgagcTGAGAACATTCTaatcaaagaagttctcctgaacacatttcagaaattcctccccttccttaccctttgctctaaaattatcccaatcgatatttgggtaattaaagacctccaatatcaccactctttaGATCTTGCACATCTccgtgattttcctgcagatttgcttctctcgTGTTCACtcgctctcactatttggaggcctatggaaTACCCCCATTAGCAGGATTAtaacctttttgcttctcaactctacacCTTGCCTATCAATTCACTATTAATTTGTCATCACAGGATACCAGTCCTACTCCATCTCCATTTCAAGATCAAGCTGTATTTTAAGTTGATCCAATATCCTGGCTTTAACTACCCTTCCTGAGAACATACTGTAGCCTGTTGCTTATCCTTTGTGTCCCCTTGTCGTCCTACCCTGGTGAATTTGGAAGTTTGCCTTCTCCATCCTGTTAACCATATCTAATTTCTCCCCTTCGTTCATCCCACTAGCATGGGAGTAGCCTCATTACTCTTCTGATGCAGTGACCCAAACAGTATGCAGTGTTTCCAGATGTAACCTATGCATAGTACTTTATGGCTTCAACATGGCAGTTTGAATTTTTGAGTTCCATTGACTTGTCAATAATACTTGGTATTTTATTTGCTTTATTCAGTCTCACTTTGCACTGTTTGGGCCTGGTACGGAATGTGTTAACCAAAACCTCTAACTCTGTTGACCAGTTCAGTCCCCCTtcaccccaccaccgccccccccccccccccccaccccccaacatggaattcagtctctCTTCTTTCTCCCTTAATTTGGTGACATTTGTGAATTTAACTTTCTTGCACTGCAGTTGAGAATCTGGGCGAATGTACACACTGATACCAGGAACAGACAGGATCCCAACTCAAATCCCGGGGCTCCTCACTCAATAACTGCCTCCATTTCAAAGTATTTTTCAAAAGCAGTATCGTCTGCTTCCTCCCGTTTAGCCAAATAATAATCCGCATCCATGCCTTTAGTATTGTTACCAGCTGGCTTTAATTTATAGGTCTCTTTCTTGCAtgtactttatcaaaggcctttcagGTGATTAAATTAAACACCATGGACCATTAGAGACCCGCAAGCCCTGCCAATCTGCCCACTTTGTTCTATTTGCACTTTTATTTCTTGTTGATTTGTTCTGTTTAAACTTTGTGGGCCGTGTAGTTTGGAAAGTGTTGTCCCTAATGCTGCATCATTGGTAGATAAATCTTAAATCCAAATGCCAAGGTGCATTAGCATCTACAGTTTGAGGTATGCAAAATAAAGAGAATGTTAATTTAAACGTTATAGTCTGGATATTAACGGGGCTGTGCTAGGTAGGCGAGAGGAGGTATGGTGTTTTGGACAGGAATCCAGGCTTCCCTGTATCCTCTGGAGTTTTAATTCCACAGCGTGCATCTTTTGTCCTTGACGAGTTCCCCGtccggaagtcagcctgattgatggGCTTGTCTTCTAGTCAGGTGGGGTGGACTTTGAAGCAGGCTGAAGGATCAGGTAGGTCTGATCCATGACACTGaggtgtcggggggtggggggctaGCGGGATCTAATTCTAGACCCCGGGGGGAGGTTATCTGATCTTGGAAGGGCAAAGGATGCTCAAATCCTGAGGAGAGGGCTCCGGTCACAGACCCCAGGGATCTTTGTATGATTTGGGGGTCTGAGAGGAAGTACTCTCACAAggagtgctggaaaggcacttaccttctccccgaagctgtccttgcctcccttcagctgctgggtttccagacGCCAGGGAAACTCAGCAAGTCACAATTAAGCCTGCAAATGGGTTAAATCAGAGGCTACTAACCTCATTAAAATATCTGAATTGCCACCCGCTTCCTGGGAGTGACTTGGCTGCCCATCCCTTGTACCACCTCCATTAAACCTAAAAGTAGGCAAGTTAGGCTTTTTATAATTTTAATCTTTGACCCAACCCTGACCCTCCTGTTTTCGGGTGTTAAAATCCAGGCCATGTGTAGTGTGAGGGGACAGGGAAATTCTAAGTTATGCACCTAAGTGTTCCACAAAGAAAAAGTTCAGGCCTCCCTGCACTACAATATACTGCTTTTCCCTGTCTGTGATATCTGTGGAATGTCATCCTGTCAAGACAAAAACAAAAGTGTCTGGCTGATCTACATCCCTGAAGCCATGTTGGCTGTCATTTATTTGGTTATCTTTATAGAGTTACTCTTCCATTCTACTTCTGGTTATTGTCTCAATTCATGCTTCAATTATTGAGgtcaggctaacatgtctgtatttGCAAGATATGTCACTTTTTTTGAATACAAGAAGTACATTTGTCTATTTATAGTTTTCAGAACTTCATTGACTCCCTAAACGTAACAAATCTCTAAGCATTTGGCGATATAATTCATTGGGGTTTATTGGTTTTTCagccccttgatcccacctagttcCCTCTGTTTCAGTAATGCTAAAGTTCCAGAGTGTGCTTATAATGTGTTTGTTATTAGATATATTATTGATGTCATCCCTGATTTGAAAACCTCCAAGAAGTAGTTATCAACATGTTAATTATCTTCATTTACAATTTCAAATGGATCTTTTAGGATTTGACTTCCTCCTCAAGTGCCCTCTGGTTTTATAATATTGAAGAATTTTTGATGTGTCTTGCAGTTTCTGCTCTATCTCTTTCTAGTTCTATCTCTGAACACCTTAATCTCATCATAGTAAAGTTTCTGTATGGCCTTGTACTTGTCCCTTCCTCAATTCTCTCTACAAAGTTTGTGAATTTACCTCAGTCTTAAAGTTGCTTTGAATGTCATTGTTGGTCTGATTTGAGTATATTATTTATTTTGCTCTTGCTGCTCTGAGCAGGGGTATGTATTAGTCTTCCTCCCCTGCAGAATGTTCTACAAGAATGTTCACtatccaccccctcccaccccagcaGTCACCACGTCTGTCAGCTAGCTTGGCCCACAAACACCTAaggtttgatttagatttagagatgcagcacagaaacaggcccttcggcccaccgagtctgtgccgaccattaaccacccatttatactaatcctacactaatcccatattcctacctcatcctcacctgtccctatattcccctaccacctacctatactaggagcaatttataatggccaatttacctatcaagctgcaagtcttttggctgtgggaggaaaccggagcacctggaggaaacccacgcagacacagggagaacttgcaaactccacacaggcagcacccagaattgcctCTCTAGTATTCTTTCTTAGGGTTTAGCTTTGTACCTACACAGTTTCAGTTTGAATGTTATTGTGCGATGGGTCTTATCATGTAATAGTTCATGGATTAGTGTTTGAGTCACTCAAAGAAATCATGTCTAGAAGATGGTAGATTCTCCAATACACCAAGTTGGAAAGAATTAATTATATAACAGAATAATATAAAGAATCCATTATAAAGTGACACATTATTCTCCTTGCATTGACCAGGCAGTCCAAATATTATCCTAACCTATTCCTTGTTCTATATACCTAGTCAGAGAACTTCATGCTACAACGCCTGCTACAATGTTTGCTTTACTATCTTAACCTTCCAAATGGCCCTTACAGGTGTGATAATCTCTGAATGCTGATCAGATATGAGTTAGGGGAATTTCAGAGTGAAGTCTGGGTACTTTTGCCTCTGAAGGAAGGAAGAAAAAATTGGGGCAAGTTGCCCTGGGGCATACTTCATAGCAGCTGCCTTGGCACTATTGTCACAAATCTGTAAGTAGGTCACTTGTCATCTTGGTCAGCAAATTGTATGTAGCATAAAGAGACGAATAATAGAAGAAAACATAAGAGAATATTAAATACTTGGTCCTCATCTCTTAAATTTTAATTACTTTGTATAataaaatcttgatttttcttctcCCTCATGacgagtccttttttttgttttCTTCTCCAGAGACCAATTCTTTATGGTCATCCATCCGAAGAAATGCTGAAGCACCTTTGGATCCTGATTTTGCCAGTATTGAACAACTTTTCTGCTTTCCCGTGTCACAGCCAAAACAGAAAGAGCAAACTGTTAGAAAAAAAGAGCTAAAAGAGGTAAGTGCCATTGAATCAAAGTAATAATTTAAACACAACCGCTTTGATGTATAACTCATTAtttccatgctcttcctaccaCAGATCACATTTCTAGACTCAAGGAAAAGTCTTAACTTGAACATATTTTTAAAGCAATTCAAATGGTGAGTTACATTAAAGTAGATTTTATTTGCATGTAATTAATAGTGTGGACATTTTGACAAATATTAAATGGTTAAACTATCCTCCTAGTTTGCTTAGCATCTTGTTCCACAATCAGTTGATACGCAAACATATTTTGGATATAACTTGTGCACATCTGCTCTCTATACCTCACTTTAAAAAAAGATCTGCAACTATTGTTGCTCCAGATGTTTCCTCATCAGCCAGTCATCTGTCATGTGatgtcaatttttaaaaattaattcttgaGATGAAAGTGTCACGAGCAAGGCAGAcatctattacccatccctagttgaccTGAAAAGGTGATATGGGCTACCTTCTTTCATCACTGGTATCAGGTTGaattagcctagcaagccattcagttgtatcagagGATAGTTAAGTCAACCACATTTATTGGAAATAGAGTGGCTTATAGGCCAGACTGCATAATGATGGCAGATgtccttgcctaaaggacattaatccaacagcttcatggccaTTTTTACAGCTATCATTTTATCTCCAGATTTtttaaactaaattcaaattctcaaactgccttgGTGCAATTTAAACTCATTCTCTGGATTAACTAGCCaccacattaccactacactaccatatcTGTGTAAATTTGTGGATAAATCCCTGACCCGCACACTTGAACCATTTGTTTCAACCTTTCTTAGAGGAAGGGAGCTCTTGGGTAAGTACCTGTCAGTGGTATACCTCGTTTCTCTTACTTCTTATTATGATTTTAATGACTGTGCACCTTACATTGGAGGGAAAGCTATCTATTTTTTCCCTCTGCTTCATTAGCCCTATTAGTCCACAAAACATTTGAATGCTGTTTCCAGATCATTAGAAATGCTGTTATTTGGTTGCGACAAGTGTACAAGGAAAGAGGCCAAGTGAAAAATCCCACTACTATTTTGTCTCTCTTGCAAAGATGCACTTGGTCTTTGCTCATTACCTCCCTAGATAATAAGctttgagggaccaaatggccttttTTGATCCAAGATTTAACTGCCACTTGTAAGTCGATGGTGTAGAGCCACTGAACTGATCCCTTTACAGATGATTAGGGGTTTTTGATTTTGTGTGTTAGCTGCTACAAACAATTGGATATAGGGCTCAACAAAGCAGTCTGGTAAATAAAATCTAGTTCATTAAAGCTATGCTGATTTCTATAGCTAAGTATTAATTACGTTGCTTGCCTGGAAACTAAACACTCTCCTTGAAACTGAACAAACTGTGATGACGTATAATGCTGCTTTTAGTTTGCTATAATTTAGTTCCtcagaattgtttttttttttaaataaagtaaaTTATGACATGAAAGTTTcatttttcaatgttttattaGCTCTGATGAAGAAGTGGCTGATCTGATCAGGAGAGGTGACCGATCTAAATTCGATGTAGAGATTTTAAAGCAACTAAAGAAACTACTACCAGAGAATCATGAGGTAAGTTGACAAGATGATGAATACCAGATATGATCATCTTGTAGGTCAATATTATTTcagactttttttaaaatttattccatGTGCAGATAGAAAACATTAAGGCTTacaaaggagaaaaggaaaaattAGCAAGTGCTGATCACTTCTACCTTGTCCTCCTTGATGTTCCTTGGTATGTATTACTGGTGCCACTTGGCATAAGGTCAGTTATGCAAGTTTTCTTTTCCATCTACAAGTTACATTCACTAGTTGCTCATCCAATGTTATCCACCTGGGAATGTCACCACAAATCAATATCGTGACTTGAAATTGTAATCTTAATCTGTGATATATTTGATTTAATAGGGCTCCTCCTGATCTTTAAGTGGGTTTTAATGTAGCAAAGTACTGCAGTGGGCTGGCAGGTATGGGGGTGGGCAGAAAATGGAATTGAACAGGAAAGCGAGTCTGACTAAAGTGATGAGAAtaagaggaaaaagagtgggagggaATAAATGAACAAGAATAAACCAACACCGtgtagaaaaagatagaaagtggaACTTTGTTTTAAAGCGAGAAATTTAACATGAAATTTATATTAAAATCCTTGGTTGAACCTCTACGCTTTTCCAGCTCATGCACTGAATAGGAGGAGGATTTCTGCAGTTTGTTATTTATAGTGAAATTGTAAGCCTGTACATAAAGAGCCTCTTTATGATTTTGTTATAAATAATGAATGGCAGAAACCTTTCCCATAGTTATTTAGCATTCCATTAGAATTTTACAAGTGCAGAAAGCTTGATGAAAACTTATAAATAACAGTTAATACTTGTACTTTTGTTACATTTGATATATAACCCACTGGAAAATGTAGACACAATTTTAGACAGCCCTATTTACTGCAAAGCTGCTAAAATATTAAGCCTGGAAGTTGCACATTAAACTCAAAGGAAtaataaggcggcacagtggcgcagtggttagcaccgcagcctcacagctccagcgacccgggttcaattctgggtactgcctgtgtggagtttgcaagttctctgtgtctgcgtgggttttctccgggtgctccggtttcctcccacaagccaaaagacttgcaggttggtaggtaaattggccattataaattgcccctagtataggtaggtggtagggaaatatagggtcaggtggggatgtggtaggaatatgggattagtgtaggattagtataaatgggtggttgatggttggcacagactcggtgggcagaagggcctgtttcagtgctgtatctctaaactaagctaaattaACTTGATCACTATTTTGACTGACTTATTCTGTGTATAAAATTTATTCTTTGGATAAGAAACATACATTTTATCTGCAATAGAAATTGTTTCTGGCAGAGTCACTACAGTTTCACTTGTTACATAGAATGCTTAATATACATGAGACCAAGCATTGGTAAAGAACAAGGGAAACATTTACTTTATAGTGACTGAATTGAAATGGAAGTACTGTATTAGTTTCatttttttgaaaaaaatcaaTAAAAATATTTTGAGAAGGGCATTAATGATATTCCTTTCTAATATTGAACAGCACGTAGACAAGTTCACAAATCAAGCACATTGTTTCCACAAATCACATATAATCAATTCTATCTTGGACTTTATCCAATCTATTTAACTTC from Heterodontus francisci isolate sHetFra1 chromosome 9, sHetFra1.hap1, whole genome shotgun sequence includes the following:
- the LOC137373746 gene encoding inverted formin-2-like isoform X5, which codes for MAGKQEGMLKNWARVKERITPQDNTEANLENADPELCIRLLQVPTVVNYSGLKKRLENSDNGWMVQFLELDGLDLLLEALDRLSGRGVAKIADALLQLTCVKCVRAVMNSPKGFDYIINNEGYIRKLSQALDTANVTVKKQVFELLAALSIYSLEGHHLALDALEHYKTVKRQQYRFSVIMNELQTTDNIPYMAILLSVINAIILGAEELTSRAQLRNEFIGLHLLDLLPLLREKEDEDLLVQCLTFEEAKGDDDEELMRIYDGIDMNSHQEVFAALFNKVSTSPVSAQLLSILQGLLQLEPSNSNSPLLWEALEILVNRAILIADDTNEEKDVGPIMERLVLVKKLGKEEAVKQNTNKKAVDRGVQTESSVSTISTEVSQMSSSSVLTSLPASQMLHPPPPPPPPLPPFLAGTTQPGIPPPPPLPGTVSIPPPPPPLPGLGVVPPPPPPLPGAGCVPPPPPPLPGGGGVPPPPPPLPGLGVVPPPPPPLPGASCVPPPPPPLPGLGVVPPPPPPLPGASCVPPPPPPLPGAGGVPPPPLPGGIPPPPPPPGAFNNDAPIVAYQTSNLLHPYVRPSQHVHRPKLRMKKLNWQKIPTRMASETNSLWSSIRRNAEAPLDPDFASIEQLFCFPVSQPKQKEQTVRKKELKEITFLDSRKSLNLNIFLKQFKCSDEEVADLIRRGDRSKFDVEILKQLKKLLPENHEIENIKAYKGEKEKLASADHFYLVLLDVP